The genome window ATGTGGTCAACAGCCTGCTGAGCAAGAAAAAGATTGCCCCCTCCGGAAATGAATCCACCGGCACTGCCTCCGGCGGTAACTATGAAGCCTGGGTGTTCAACGCGGCTGACCGGAAGGTTAACCTCCGCAAGAACCCGAACACCAATGCGGCTGTGATCGCCCAGTACCCCTCCGGAACCCAGGTCCATGTTGTTTCCCACGGAGAAACCTGGGACAAGGTTCAGGTCGGCGGCAATGAAGGCTGGATGATGAACCGCTTCCTTTCCACCGCGGTTCCCGCTCCCACGCCTGACACCGGAGTGGCTCCCACTCCCGAAAGCGATACTTCCTACACCGCCTACGCCGTAACAGACAACAAAAAGGGTGTTAACGTCCGTAAGGGTGCCGGCAGCGGTTATACTAAGCTTTTCTCCGTTCCCTACGGTGCTCCCGTCCTGGTGCTGAAGCACGACACCACCTGGGACTATATCCAGTATAACGGCCGGAAGGGCTACATGATGAACAAGTACTTGCAGCTTTCCAAGCCTGCTGACGCGGCTAACATCGAAACGCAGGATCCCTCTGTTGTGACTCCCACCCCGAAGCCCTTTGAACAGTACACCACCACCGTTAAGGTTGACCAGCTGAACTTCCATAAGCAGAAAGGTGACTGGTCCTCCAACGTGGACGGCGTCGGCCGGCTGAACTCCGGTGACTCCGTAAAGGTGCTGGAGATCTCCGGCGGCTGGGCCAAGGTCGAATACAACGGCTATACCGGCTGGGTCCATAAAGAATTCCTCAACTGAGGAGCGCAGCCATGAAAGGAAGAAAATCCGGCGCTGTTGCCATGTTCATCGGTTTGTTCCTGATCGTAGTGTTCTTCACGGGAATGGCCGTTGACAACAATCCCCGCGCGCTGATGCGGAATGACGGATATGACAGGGCGCTTGAACTGTTCGGCGTGTTCTGCGCCGGTATATGGCTTCCTGCCGGCATCATCGGTTTCCCCCTGTTCCTGATCTCGCTGGTCATCAGCCTGGTCCGTGAACACCGGGAAAAAAGCCGGGAACAATAAACCCGATATAAACAAAGGAGCACGATCCACACGGATCGTGCTCCTTCTTTTATGCCCTTCCGGGTCCTGGCTGCTCAGTTCTCCACCGTAATGTAATCCTTCAGGATATAGCCGAAGGAGGGATTGGAGGAATACTGGTTCTCCGTAAAGCCTTCGTTCAGGTCAATGGTGTCTGACGCGTTGAGCGGATTTACACCGGTGTAGTTGCCGCTGAACACCCTGATCTTCCCTTTTTTCAGGCCCTCAATGGCATTGTCGATCTTTTCCTGTGTTCCTTCCGCGGCAATGAATTTATTCAGTTCCAGCAGCTCCACCCATCCGCTTTCAAAGCCGGCACTCAGGTCTCGGCCGTGTTCATGGGCTTCCACCGTGTTTTCAATGCTGGTACCGCTCATGACCGCCTGGACCGCCTGGATCACGTAAGGGGCCCAGTTGGTCCTGATGCTGGCCAGTGCGCAGGAGGGGGCGATATCCATCATGCTCTGGTGGTATCCCACGTGGTAGACGGTCTTTCCGGCGGATGCCGCTTCCTCACAGGCAACAGCCGGTGCGGTGGTGTTCACGTGCTGGGCAATGATCACGCAGCCTTCTTCGATCAGTTCCCTGGTCTGTTCCTTTTCCGCGGCGTAGTTGCTCCAGCTGCCGGTATACCGCACGCGCATGGT of Aristaeella lactis contains these proteins:
- a CDS encoding SH3 domain-containing protein — encoded protein: MKKRLIALLLVLALLIPAAVASAATWYRVNTTSLRVRFLPDTSAKEIGSYRKDYACTIDKNYKDGWSYVTFSNGTQGYVQTKYITKASSYKAWIYKDDTSLRKGPDGSFQAIASLAQGTKVTVLSHGSKYDYVSAGDLGQGYVVNSLLSKKKIAPSGNESTGTASGGNYEAWVFNAADRKVNLRKNPNTNAAVIAQYPSGTQVHVVSHGETWDKVQVGGNEGWMMNRFLSTAVPAPTPDTGVAPTPESDTSYTAYAVTDNKKGVNVRKGAGSGYTKLFSVPYGAPVLVLKHDTTWDYIQYNGRKGYMMNKYLQLSKPADAANIETQDPSVVTPTPKPFEQYTTTVKVDQLNFHKQKGDWSSNVDGVGRLNSGDSVKVLEISGGWAKVEYNGYTGWVHKEFLN